The proteins below come from a single Gemmatimonadota bacterium genomic window:
- a CDS encoding pitrilysin family protein, giving the protein MLPVIAGAQTKNAPVLDRTIVPALGKTPTLHLPSVQKSSLANGVAIQLVGQHEVPLVQLSLVITGGSRLDHDAPGMAAFTSRMLTEGAGSRDANALQSELAFLGAQLNASAGTDYFSITLNVPKRSLASALDLMADVALRPAFRANDVRKQRDLLLAQILQRKDQPTQVAALAFDKLMYPAGHPYHAPASGDSATVASLDSAKVRTFYAAAFIPSRASFTVVGDIASAELTPLLAARFGAWKGGAATLDITPVTTTAVTNDKVKIYLIDKPGAAQSVIYVGAPGVDRHSPDYPALTVMNTILGGSFSSRLNSNLRETKGYTYGISSNFRWAPIPGPFAVSSSVRTNVTDSSLVEIFNELRAIRDTPLDATELSRAKNYVALALPARFETNAQIAGQLVSLASFGLPLASVSELGPRLLAVTSADVQRVARQYVPIDRFTIVIVGDLAKVRPGIDALHLGEVTVLDVAAVLR; this is encoded by the coding sequence GTGCTTCCGGTCATCGCCGGCGCACAAACCAAGAACGCGCCGGTCCTCGACCGCACCATTGTTCCCGCGCTCGGCAAAACACCCACGCTACACCTGCCGTCCGTCCAGAAATCGTCGCTCGCAAACGGCGTCGCTATCCAGCTCGTCGGCCAACACGAAGTTCCACTCGTGCAGCTCTCGCTGGTCATCACCGGCGGATCGCGACTCGATCACGACGCACCAGGCATGGCGGCATTCACCTCGCGCATGCTCACCGAAGGTGCGGGAAGCCGTGACGCGAATGCGCTACAAAGCGAACTCGCTTTCCTCGGCGCCCAACTCAATGCGTCCGCTGGAACTGATTACTTCAGCATCACGCTCAACGTTCCCAAGCGATCGCTCGCCTCCGCCCTCGATCTCATGGCAGATGTGGCGCTGCGCCCGGCGTTCCGCGCCAACGACGTACGCAAGCAGCGCGACTTGCTACTCGCGCAGATTCTCCAACGCAAAGACCAGCCCACGCAGGTGGCCGCGCTGGCGTTCGATAAACTGATGTATCCAGCCGGACATCCGTATCACGCACCGGCCTCCGGTGATTCCGCCACGGTCGCCTCTCTCGACAGCGCCAAGGTTCGCACCTTCTACGCGGCGGCGTTTATTCCGTCACGGGCGTCATTCACGGTCGTTGGAGATATCGCGTCCGCTGAACTCACGCCGCTCCTCGCCGCACGGTTCGGCGCTTGGAAGGGCGGGGCGGCCACACTCGACATCACGCCGGTTACCACGACCGCCGTGACCAACGACAAGGTCAAGATCTATCTCATCGACAAACCTGGCGCCGCCCAATCGGTGATCTACGTTGGCGCCCCTGGTGTCGATCGCCACAGCCCAGACTATCCGGCGCTGACGGTCATGAACACCATCCTCGGCGGCTCCTTCTCGTCGCGCCTCAACTCCAATCTTCGCGAAACGAAGGGATATACGTACGGCATTAGTTCAAACTTCCGGTGGGCGCCCATTCCCGGGCCGTTCGCCGTGTCGTCCTCCGTGCGCACGAATGTCACCGACAGTTCGTTGGTGGAGATCTTCAACGAACTGCGCGCCATTCGCGATACGCCGCTCGACGCGACGGAGCTGAGTCGCGCCAAGAACTATGTGGCGCTCGCGCTTCCGGCGCGCTTCGAAACCAACGCGCAAATCGCCGGACAGTTGGTGAGCCTCGCCTCGTTTGGGCTTCCCTTGGCGTCCGTCTCCGAGCTCGGCCCCAGGCTACTCGCGGTCACGTCTGCCGATGTGCAACGCGTCGCGCGGCAGTATGTGCCCATCGACCGTTTCACCATTGTCATCGTCGGAGATCTCGCCAAAGTGCGCCCTGGGATCGACGCGCTACACCTTGGTGAGGTGACAGTACTCGACGTTGCCGCTGTGTTGCGATAG
- a CDS encoding ACT domain-containing protein, translating to MSTPVRIAFQGELGAFSEEAILQLWGSDVEPVPQREFRDVVSALRSGSVDRAILPLENTIVGSVQASHDAIDAHDDLFAIAETVVAVHHCLLGPPGARFEQVTNVFSHPVALAQCGGFFAQHSRLDVHAVYDTAGAALDVSNLADPTFAAVASRNSAERYHLDILKADIEDRHDNQTRFIAFAREPLPLPPLTPARTMLLLTTTDVPGALLQALAPLASHGINMRRIETRPTGNPWSYRFFVEFDHQVGDEDVNAVIGEIADHARAVRVVGTYPRWEAGRRGSIGWKSGDLPPDVSDSASDA from the coding sequence ATGTCCACACCGGTTCGCATCGCATTTCAGGGGGAGCTAGGGGCCTTTAGTGAGGAGGCCATTCTCCAGTTGTGGGGCAGCGATGTTGAACCGGTGCCGCAGCGGGAATTTCGTGACGTGGTCAGCGCTCTTCGCAGCGGAAGCGTCGACCGCGCCATCCTCCCGCTTGAAAATACCATTGTCGGCTCCGTACAGGCGAGCCACGACGCCATTGACGCGCATGACGATCTTTTTGCGATCGCCGAGACGGTGGTCGCGGTCCATCACTGCCTGCTCGGACCACCCGGCGCGCGCTTTGAACAAGTTACCAACGTCTTCAGTCATCCCGTTGCGCTTGCGCAATGCGGCGGGTTCTTCGCACAACACTCACGGCTCGATGTGCATGCCGTGTACGACACGGCCGGAGCGGCGCTCGATGTGTCGAACCTTGCGGATCCCACTTTTGCGGCGGTGGCCAGTCGCAACTCCGCAGAGCGCTATCATCTGGATATTTTGAAGGCCGATATCGAAGACCGGCACGATAATCAGACGCGCTTTATTGCGTTCGCGCGCGAACCGTTGCCCCTGCCGCCGTTGACGCCGGCGCGCACGATGCTCCTGCTCACGACCACCGATGTTCCGGGGGCGCTGCTACAGGCGCTGGCGCCGCTCGCCTCACACGGCATCAATATGCGGCGCATCGAAACGCGCCCCACCGGTAATCCGTGGAGTTATCGATTCTTTGTCGAGTTCGACCATCAGGTCGGCGACGAAGACGTCAACGCCGTTATTGGTGAGATTGCCGACCACGCGCGCGCCGTCCGCGTGGTGGGCACATACCCGCGCTGGGAAGCAGGTCGGCGCGGCAGCATAGGCTGGAAGTCCGGGGATCTCCCCCCAGACGTCAGCGACTCCGCCAGCGACGCTTAG
- the queF gene encoding preQ(1) synthase yields MPKPELLETFPNPYPKRDYEIFMTCPEFTSLCPMGGIESDAKELELLEGGAPDFATINITYTPARVCVELKSLKLYLWSFRNDGIFYERVVNRILDDLSVAVKPKQMTVVGDFNVRGGIKSVITATYRAPKRRAR; encoded by the coding sequence ATGCCCAAGCCCGAGCTGCTCGAAACGTTTCCCAATCCGTATCCCAAGCGGGATTACGAAATCTTTATGACGTGCCCGGAGTTTACGTCGCTCTGCCCGATGGGCGGCATTGAGAGTGATGCCAAGGAGTTGGAGTTGTTGGAAGGTGGCGCGCCGGATTTTGCGACGATCAACATCACCTACACGCCCGCTCGCGTCTGCGTGGAGCTCAAGAGCCTGAAGTTGTATCTATGGAGTTTCCGCAACGACGGTATCTTTTACGAACGTGTTGTCAATCGCATTCTCGACGACCTCTCGGTGGCCGTGAAGCCGAAACAGATGACCGTGGTTGGCGATTTCAACGTGCGCGGCGGGATCAAGTCCGTGATCACCGCGACGTACCGCGCGCCGAAGCGCCGCGCGCGCTAA
- a CDS encoding rhomboid family intramembrane serine protease has product MTDLPDAERVVPDVMPVPRMTTAVQLFLLAATAVVVLQDTILAPADVQRVLGFSASTFAAQWWTILTFTLVHTGAWHLILNGYVLWLFGPRLEARWGAWAFTRFYIIAALGGWFTHLVGGSATATLIGSTAPTLGVMVAYSHFWGREPTHLFGMVPTTVRWLAALMGGILLLDGVSSTEVGTGLGYLAHAGGAAAAWIALRAVAPAVIERLRQSVSALPDDADEDMPRAVPRQSRRVPPRARSARDDRPPNEQSEQATHPEPRSMGPSPQTVPETLDRLLDKIARQGLESLSSVERAWLDEAARKLRDGGARDGRPDRQSPNSN; this is encoded by the coding sequence ATGACCGATCTGCCGGACGCGGAGCGCGTCGTGCCGGATGTGATGCCAGTCCCGCGCATGACGACGGCGGTGCAGCTGTTCCTGCTCGCGGCCACCGCGGTGGTCGTGTTACAGGACACGATTCTCGCGCCTGCGGACGTGCAGCGGGTGCTCGGGTTTTCGGCGTCGACCTTCGCCGCGCAGTGGTGGACCATTCTCACCTTCACGCTCGTGCACACCGGCGCCTGGCACCTTATCCTCAACGGGTACGTGCTCTGGTTGTTTGGGCCGAGATTGGAAGCACGGTGGGGGGCGTGGGCGTTCACACGCTTCTATATCATCGCCGCGCTCGGCGGATGGTTTACCCATCTCGTCGGCGGCTCTGCTACGGCCACATTGATTGGATCCACCGCTCCGACGTTAGGTGTGATGGTGGCGTATTCCCATTTTTGGGGGCGTGAGCCCACGCACCTGTTTGGCATGGTACCGACCACAGTTCGGTGGTTGGCAGCGTTGATGGGCGGCATTCTGCTCCTGGACGGGGTTTCCTCGACGGAGGTTGGAACCGGTCTCGGATATCTGGCGCACGCTGGTGGCGCGGCGGCGGCGTGGATTGCGCTTCGCGCCGTGGCACCGGCGGTGATCGAACGTCTGCGGCAGAGTGTGAGTGCCCTACCAGATGACGCGGACGAGGATATGCCGCGCGCGGTACCGAGGCAGTCACGTCGAGTTCCGCCGCGCGCGCGTTCGGCACGGGATGACAGGCCGCCGAACGAACAGTCGGAGCAGGCGACGCACCCGGAACCGCGTTCGATGGGACCGTCTCCGCAGACCGTGCCGGAGACGCTGGACCGGCTCCTCGACAAAATTGCAAGACAAGGTCTCGAGAGTCTCTCGTCCGTCGAGCGCGCGTGGCTCGATGAGGCCGCGCGTAAACTTCGCGATGGTGGTGCCCGTGACGGGCGCCCTGATCGTCAATCTCCAAACAGCAACTGA
- a CDS encoding D-alanine--D-alanine ligase, which yields MRITVLLGGTSSERDVSLASGLRVAQALRSCGHTVTAVDTASGVLSMAEEAAMLSGGVMKTLPPELEALAKLSVEALPAVVGRLPAPSDADVVFLGLHGGQGEDGTIQALLDLTGVPYTGSGHLASALAMDKDLTKHLFRQHDVPTADWLMAPATDDAILATLGLPVIVKPSKQGSTVGLTLVKERAALQPAIAEARLYDDEVMIERFIPGRELTVGILGDLALPVGEIIPAHEIYDYECKYTAGMAREEFPAALKPDESHTVQELAVRAFRALKLSGYARIDFRMMADGMFYCLEANTLPGMTELSLIPQAAAAAGVSFPALCDRIVQLALRRRTGDVQ from the coding sequence GTGCGGATCACCGTGTTGTTGGGCGGCACATCATCGGAGCGCGACGTGTCGTTGGCGTCCGGTCTTCGCGTGGCGCAGGCGTTGCGGTCGTGTGGGCACACGGTGACCGCGGTGGACACCGCGAGCGGTGTATTGAGCATGGCGGAGGAAGCCGCCATGCTGTCTGGCGGTGTGATGAAGACCCTGCCGCCAGAGCTCGAAGCACTCGCAAAACTTTCCGTTGAAGCACTGCCGGCCGTTGTCGGTCGCCTTCCGGCGCCGAGCGATGCCGACGTGGTGTTTCTCGGATTGCACGGCGGGCAAGGCGAGGATGGGACGATTCAGGCGCTCCTCGACTTAACCGGCGTGCCATACACTGGAAGTGGTCATCTGGCCAGCGCGCTTGCGATGGATAAGGATCTCACGAAGCATCTGTTTCGTCAGCATGACGTCCCGACGGCCGACTGGCTCATGGCGCCGGCGACGGATGATGCGATCCTTGCCACGCTCGGATTGCCGGTGATTGTAAAGCCCTCCAAACAGGGCTCGACCGTTGGGTTGACGCTGGTGAAGGAGCGTGCCGCGCTGCAGCCGGCGATCGCCGAAGCGCGACTCTATGATGATGAAGTGATGATTGAGCGGTTTATTCCTGGGCGTGAACTGACCGTCGGTATTCTTGGGGATCTCGCGTTGCCGGTGGGCGAGATCATTCCGGCGCACGAAATTTACGATTACGAATGCAAATACACGGCCGGCATGGCCCGCGAAGAATTTCCAGCAGCGCTTAAGCCGGACGAATCACACACGGTTCAGGAATTGGCCGTGCGAGCGTTTCGGGCGCTGAAGCTGTCGGGGTATGCACGCATTGACTTCCGGATGATGGCGGACGGAATGTTCTATTGCCTGGAAGCGAACACGCTGCCCGGGATGACCGAGTTGAGTCTGATTCCACAGGCCGCGGCAGCGGCTGGCGTGTCCTTTCCCGCGTTGTGTGACCGAATCGTGCAACTCGCGCTGCGACGCCGAACCGGAGATGTGCAATGA
- a CDS encoding pyridoxal-phosphate dependent enzyme translates to MTRHDLKVYDTVLETVGWTPLIRLNRVTKGIATPVFGKAEFFNPGGSVKDRIGLPIIEAAERDGSLKPGGTIVEGTSGNTGVGLAIAAVLKGYKCIFTMPDKMSQEKVRLLKAFGAEVIITPTAVPPDHPDSYTMMAKRIAAETPNAILANQFYNQANPDAHFATTGPELWEQTEGKITHFVGGAGTGGTLTGVGRYLKSKNPKIQIVGADPTGSILTEYWRSQGTSKPEGAPYKVEGIGQDKIPGTLDMSLIDEFQTVSDRDAFAMARRLTREEGLFVGGSAGLIAHAALNVARRVNDPNALVVTILCDTGERYLSKVYNDEWLRENQMLEPERVTLSQLVEGKQDGAPGTVVGVAPTATVRQAMRMMSLHNVSQLPVMEGANCVGSVSESALSAKALEDVKLLDEPVSDAMDSPFPVVGADQPLDAVVKLLSKSNPAVLVRRDAQIVGIVTRSDMLHHLMAR, encoded by the coding sequence ATGACTCGCCACGATCTTAAAGTGTACGACACGGTCCTTGAGACCGTCGGATGGACGCCGCTGATTCGGCTGAACCGCGTGACCAAAGGGATTGCCACGCCCGTGTTCGGCAAAGCGGAGTTCTTCAATCCGGGCGGATCGGTCAAAGATCGAATTGGACTGCCGATCATTGAGGCGGCCGAACGTGACGGATCGCTGAAGCCGGGCGGTACGATTGTGGAAGGCACGAGTGGGAACACCGGCGTTGGCCTGGCCATCGCCGCCGTGCTCAAGGGATACAAGTGCATCTTCACGATGCCCGACAAAATGTCGCAAGAAAAAGTGCGCCTGCTCAAGGCGTTTGGCGCCGAGGTGATCATTACGCCGACGGCGGTGCCGCCGGATCATCCGGATAGCTACACGATGATGGCGAAGCGGATCGCGGCGGAAACACCCAATGCGATTCTCGCGAACCAGTTCTACAATCAAGCCAACCCGGACGCGCATTTTGCGACGACGGGGCCAGAGTTGTGGGAGCAGACGGAAGGGAAGATCACGCACTTTGTGGGAGGCGCCGGAACGGGCGGCACACTCACAGGCGTGGGGCGTTATCTCAAATCGAAAAATCCGAAGATTCAGATTGTCGGCGCGGACCCCACCGGATCGATTTTGACGGAGTATTGGCGGAGCCAGGGCACGAGCAAGCCCGAGGGCGCGCCGTACAAGGTTGAAGGGATAGGCCAGGACAAGATTCCCGGCACGTTGGATATGTCGCTGATTGATGAATTTCAAACCGTGAGCGACCGCGATGCCTTTGCGATGGCGCGCCGTCTCACGCGCGAAGAAGGATTGTTCGTCGGTGGATCGGCGGGGCTGATTGCGCACGCTGCGCTGAATGTTGCGCGCCGCGTGAATGACCCGAACGCCCTCGTAGTGACCATTCTGTGCGATACGGGCGAGCGGTATTTGTCGAAGGTGTACAACGACGAATGGCTGCGCGAAAATCAGATGCTTGAACCAGAGCGCGTGACGCTGTCGCAGCTGGTTGAAGGAAAGCAGGATGGAGCACCAGGGACCGTGGTCGGTGTTGCGCCAACCGCGACGGTGCGGCAAGCCATGCGCATGATGAGCCTGCACAACGTGAGCCAGCTTCCGGTGATGGAAGGGGCCAACTGCGTTGGGTCGGTGAGTGAAAGCGCGCTCAGTGCCAAGGCCCTCGAAGATGTGAAGCTGCTCGACGAGCCGGTGAGCGACGCGATGGATTCCCCGTTCCCGGTCGTCGGCGCCGATCAACCGTTGGATGCGGTCGTGAAGCTGCTGTCGAAATCGAATCCTGCGGTTCTCGTCCGGCGCGACGCACAGATAGTGGGCATCGTGACCCGCAGCGACATGCTCCATCACCTCATGGCGCGCTAA